One Candidatus Binataceae bacterium genomic region harbors:
- a CDS encoding CCA tRNA nucleotidyltransferase: MSANPQPDKKRKAIGLVRQLREQGFDAYFAGGCVRDRLLGVEAKDYDIATNARPEVIQRLFPNTVAVGARFGVIVVVSEGTPFEVATFRADAPYLDGRRPSAVRFGTLAEDAARRDFTIGGMYYDPLTDEVIDLVGGRADLRAGIVRAIGDPAERFAEDRLRMLRAVRFAARLGFEIEPRTWAAIAAHASAIGAVSAERIGDELVMIMTEGSAARGMELLRQCGLMHEILPELEPLAQCAQPANFHPEGDVWRHTLLALSMLEQGCSETLAFGLLFHDIAKPPCRAESQGKVTFYGHTERGAEMASAILQRLKRSRFVQERVAYLVRYHLRLTMAPRMRPSTLKRMLAEDGFEELLELSWYDALASNSYLGFYHFCRRALAARQPQELREARLINGRDLIELGFTPGPRFKTILREVEDLQLDGQLRNREQALAYVRRQHGGPSPS, encoded by the coding sequence ATGTCCGCTAATCCCCAACCCGACAAGAAAAGGAAGGCGATAGGCTTGGTGCGACAGTTGCGCGAGCAGGGGTTTGACGCCTATTTCGCCGGGGGCTGCGTACGCGATCGCCTGTTGGGAGTGGAGGCCAAGGACTACGATATCGCCACTAACGCGCGCCCCGAGGTGATCCAACGGCTGTTTCCTAATACCGTCGCGGTAGGCGCCCGTTTTGGTGTAATCGTGGTGGTTAGCGAGGGGACGCCGTTCGAAGTTGCCACCTTTCGCGCCGACGCGCCCTACCTCGATGGCCGGCGCCCTTCGGCAGTGCGTTTCGGCACGCTGGCCGAGGACGCGGCACGACGCGACTTTACCATCGGTGGGATGTATTACGATCCGCTGACGGACGAGGTCATCGATCTGGTCGGCGGCCGCGCCGATTTGCGCGCTGGGATCGTGCGCGCGATCGGCGATCCCGCCGAGCGGTTTGCCGAAGACCGGCTGCGAATGTTGCGTGCGGTGCGCTTCGCTGCTCGCCTGGGCTTCGAGATCGAGCCGCGCACCTGGGCCGCAATCGCCGCTCATGCAAGCGCGATAGGTGCGGTTTCGGCCGAGCGAATCGGCGACGAATTGGTCATGATCATGACCGAGGGCAGCGCCGCGCGTGGGATGGAGCTACTGCGCCAATGCGGCCTGATGCATGAGATCCTCCCTGAATTGGAGCCACTGGCGCAATGCGCTCAACCCGCCAATTTCCACCCCGAGGGTGACGTCTGGCGCCACACCCTGCTGGCACTCTCGATGCTGGAGCAGGGTTGCAGCGAGACCCTGGCTTTTGGCCTGCTGTTTCATGATATTGCCAAACCTCCCTGCCGAGCCGAGAGCCAGGGTAAGGTCACTTTTTATGGACATACCGAACGCGGCGCTGAGATGGCTAGCGCGATTCTGCAGCGTCTCAAGCGCTCGCGCTTTGTCCAGGAAAGAGTGGCCTATCTGGTGCGCTACCACCTGCGCCTTACCATGGCGCCTCGGATGCGCCCATCGACGCTCAAGCGCATGCTGGCCGAGGATGGGTTCGAGGAGCTGCTTGAATTGTCCTGGTACGACGCGCTGGCCTCCAATAGCTATCTGGGGTTCTACCATTTCTGCCGTCGGGCGCTGGCCGCGCGCCAACCCCAGGAACTGCGCGAGGCGCGGCTTATCAACGGTCGCGACTTGATCGAGTTGGGTTTTACTCCAGGGCCTCGCTTCAAGACAATTTTGCGCGAGGTCGAGGACTTGCAGCTCGATGGCCAATTGCGCAATCGCGAACAGGCCTTGGCTTACGTCCGTCGCCAGCACGGCGGCCCCAGCCCAAGCTGA
- a CDS encoding ATP-binding cassette domain-containing protein, translating into MEAVLRAVAITKHFGPTLALQGVDFVAEPGEIHALVGENGAGKSTLMNLIAGRIRPDSGEITLAGQTLRPGSAKAALAAGIALVHQSPLLFERFTVADNLIAGALWRGGRAARAAAAAAARMAAELDFQLPLDSTLIETLSVAARVRLEILRALSLDPRVLILDEPTGLLGPHELAGFLDLLRKLRGSGRIVILITHKLPEALAVADRVTVLRAGQVVMRTRPAEISEARLAAAMVGEIVPAQQPLNTPAPTPPREILRLEALSLELAGRASLKGVSVRLDSGEILGVAGVDGNGQREFVETLAGLHRPTAGRILLNGRPLPAGGCEEIAVLPQNRDLDGLILDFPLWENLLLAAVLRRRARRHGLIDRGWVMGLCQALIERFQIRAPGPRLTAGALSGGHRQRLMVARAVATAPKVLVAHDLTRGLDVAAAAAVHRVIGDFAAQGGAVLLFSTDLDEVLNCCHRVAVLSRGVLTEVAPQQRHPERMGLLMAGASA; encoded by the coding sequence ATGGAAGCTGTCCTGCGTGCGGTCGCGATCACCAAGCACTTTGGTCCCACCCTGGCCCTGCAAGGGGTGGACTTCGTCGCCGAACCGGGTGAGATCCACGCCCTGGTGGGCGAAAACGGCGCCGGCAAGAGCACCTTGATGAACCTGATCGCGGGCCGAATACGCCCTGATTCGGGTGAAATCACCTTGGCCGGTCAGACCCTGCGACCGGGATCGGCGAAAGCCGCCTTGGCCGCCGGAATCGCCCTGGTCCATCAAAGCCCACTGCTGTTCGAGCGCTTTACGGTGGCCGATAATCTGATTGCCGGCGCTTTATGGCGCGGCGGGCGCGCGGCCCGCGCAGCGGCAGCCGCCGCTGCGCGAATGGCCGCCGAGTTGGATTTCCAACTGCCCCTCGATAGCACCCTGATCGAAACTCTTTCAGTCGCCGCGCGGGTGCGGCTAGAGATCTTGCGCGCCCTGAGTCTCGATCCCAGGGTGCTGATCCTGGACGAGCCCACCGGCCTGTTGGGGCCGCACGAACTGGCCGGATTTCTCGACTTGCTGCGCAAGCTGCGCGGCAGCGGTCGGATCGTGATCCTGATTACTCATAAGCTGCCCGAGGCGCTGGCGGTGGCCGATCGAGTGACGGTCCTGCGCGCGGGGCAGGTGGTGATGCGTACTCGCCCGGCAGAGATCAGCGAGGCGCGCTTGGCCGCCGCGATGGTGGGCGAAATCGTGCCCGCGCAGCAGCCGTTGAATACCCCCGCGCCCACTCCTCCGCGGGAGATCTTGCGGCTGGAGGCGCTAAGCCTGGAGCTGGCCGGCCGCGCGTCCCTCAAGGGCGTCTCTGTGCGGCTCGATTCCGGTGAGATCCTCGGAGTGGCCGGAGTTGACGGCAACGGACAGCGCGAGTTTGTCGAAACCCTGGCCGGTTTGCATCGTCCTACCGCCGGCCGCATCCTGCTGAACGGCCGCCCGCTGCCGGCCGGCGGCTGCGAGGAAATCGCCGTGCTGCCGCAAAACCGCGACCTGGACGGACTCATCCTGGATTTTCCACTGTGGGAAAATCTACTCCTGGCCGCGGTGCTGCGCCGGCGCGCGCGCCGGCACGGCTTAATTGATCGCGGCTGGGTGATGGGACTGTGCCAGGCCTTGATCGAACGCTTTCAGATCCGTGCGCCCGGGCCGCGGCTGACGGCCGGCGCGCTCTCCGGCGGTCATCGCCAGCGCCTGATGGTGGCGCGCGCGGTGGCCACCGCGCCCAAGGTCCTGGTCGCTCACGATTTGACCCGCGGCCTGGATGTCGCCGCGGCCGCCGCCGTTCATCGCGTAATCGGCGATTTCGCCGCCCAAGGCGGGGCGGTCCTGCTCTTCTCCACGGACCTCGATGAGGTCCTCAATTGCTGCCATCGCGTGGCCGTACTGAGTCGCGGCGTCCTGACCGAAGTCGCCCCCCAGCAACGGCATCCCGAACGAATGGGCCTGCTGATGGCCGGAGCATCCGCCTGA